The Ictidomys tridecemlineatus isolate mIctTri1 chromosome 6, mIctTri1.hap1, whole genome shotgun sequence genome includes a region encoding these proteins:
- the LOC101963687 gene encoding LOW QUALITY PROTEIN: DNA dC->dU-editing enzyme APOBEC3-like (The sequence of the model RefSeq protein was modified relative to this genomic sequence to represent the inferred CDS: deleted 2 bases in 1 codon) — protein sequence MEPQNRRPGACPGCHNPAPDIRNKIRCLYRKTFLFHFRNLRWALGRNNTFLCYQVDREERDSTVPIHRGVFKTQVFLETRLHAELCFLYWLHDYPLQFPDQHFHITWFISWSPCSDCAQQVAAFLASHSNLSLTVYAARLYYFWKHSYQEGLRALQREGARVEIMSIREFEHCWENFVYPYDGRPFRPWKNLFRNYYFQVKKLQKILPEEAPGSWCLLVARRVMKLLKKETFHLQFNNQHRAPRPYCRRKTYLCYQLRLQGSLCDQDYFQNKKDLHAEIRFIKKIRSLDLDQSHNYEVTCYLTWSPCPDCAQELVALTRSHPHVRLTLFTSHLYFHWLWRFQEGLRLLWRSGVQIRVMSLRGRKEGPGCQCPQEQGTATGARQVDRRGTGQEGSPCKAQDLTPPGRRILGTGDAPAPRVGQEGTCPQARLPTTFQSSHCWVKFVNHGGCPFEPELWDRLEQRSQSIQNRLNRILGLTPVTATCATSCPHSCCSAVLSLQDLTANFRNLQL from the exons ATGGAGCCCCAGAACCGGAGACCCGGGGCCTGCCCAGGATGCCACAACCCTGCCCCAGACATCAG AAACAAGATCAGGTGTTTATATCGAAAGACATTCCTCTTCCACTTCCGGAACCTTCGCTGGGCCCTGGGCCGGAACAACACCTTCCTGTGCTACCAGGTGGATAGAGAGGAGCGTGACTCAACTGTCCCCATTCACAGAGGGGTCTTTAAAACCCAG gtcttCCTGGAGACCCGCCTGCACGCCGAGCTGTGCTTCCTCTACTGGCTGCACGACTACCCCCTGCAGTTCCCCGACCAGCACTTTCACATCACCTGGTTCATCTCCTGGAGTCCCTGCTCGGATTGTGCACAGCAGGTGGCTGCCTTCCTGGCCAGCCACTCCAACTTGAGCTTGACCGTCTACGCCGCCCGCCTCTATTACTTCTGGAAGCACTCATACCAAGAGGGGCTTCGCGCCCTGCAGCGGGAAGGAGCCAGGGTGGAAATCATGTCCATCAGAG AGTTTGAGCACTGTTGGGAGAACTTTGTGTACCCCTACGACGGACGGCCATTCCGGCCTTGGAAGAACCTGTTTAGAAATTACTACTTCCAGGTCAAGAAGCTGCAGAAGATTCTC CCAGAGGAAGCTCCCGGCTCCTGGTGCCTCCTTGTTGCACGGAGGGTCATGAAGCTGCTAAAGAAGGAAACGTTCCACCTGCAGTTTAACAACCAGCACCGGGCGCCCAGGCCCTACTGCCGCCGGAAGACCTACCTGTGCTACCAGCTGCGGCTCCAGGGCTCCCTGTGTGACCAGGACTACTTTCAAAACAAG AAGGATCTCCACGCAGAGATTCGCTTCATAAAGAAGATCCGTTCCTTGGACCTGGACCAGAGCCACAACTACGAAGTCACCTGCTACCTCACCTGGAGCCCCTGCCCCGACTGCGCCCAGGAGCTGGTGGCGCTCACACGAAGCCACCCCCACGTGCGGCTGACGCTCTTCACCTCCCACCTCTACTTCCACTGGCTCTGGAGGTTCCAGGAGGGGCTGCGGCTCCTGTGGCGATCCGGGGTTCAGATCAGGGTCATGAGTCTCCGAGGTAGGAAGGAGGGACCGGGCTGTCAGTGTCCACAGGAACAGGGGACCGCCACAGGGGCCCGGCAGGTGGACAGAAGAGGGACTGGGCAGGAAGGAAGCCCCTGCAAAGCCCAAGATTTGACGCCTCCTGGAAGGAGGATCCTGGGGACAGGAGATGCCCCGGCGCCGAGGGTGGGGCAGGAAGGGACCTGTCCCCAGGCGCGGCTCCCCACTACATTTCAGAGTTCA CACTGCTGGGTCAAGTTTGTGAACCACGGGGGATGTCCCTTTGAGCCTGAGCTCTGGGACAGGCTGGAGCAACGCAGCCAAAGCATACAAAATCGCCTCAATCGCATCCTGGGGTTGACACCTGTCACTGCCACCTGTGCCACCTCCTGTCCCCACTCATGCTGCTCAG CAGTGCTGAGTCTGCAGGATCTGACAGCTAACTTCAGAAACCTGCAGCTTTGA